In Rhodococcus sp. OK302, one genomic interval encodes:
- a CDS encoding acetate/propionate family kinase, with product MSGTVLVINSGSSSIKFQLVHPDTAELVAHGLIERIGEPDGHIVYNHSTGLVDRNLPIADHRDGLKLVLDIVAEVGRPLREAGVIAVGHRVVHGGNVFSAPTLIDDAVVAEIADLSALAPLHNPANVIGIEVAREELPDVPHVAVFDTAFFHTLPAAASTYAIDRDVATANQIRRYGFHGTSHEYVSGRAAAFLGKDPAELNQIVLHLGNGASASAIKGGKAIDTSMGLTPLEGLVMGTRSGDIDPGIILHLNRNSGMTVDQIDDLLNRRSGLKGLSGVNDFRALLELVDAGDQDAKLAYDVYVHRLRKYIGAYIVALGGVDVITFTGGVGENNIGVRRDSLAGLGRLGIEVDDALNTTKSRDERRISAASSATAVLVVPTNEELAIARAAQALVFG from the coding sequence GTGAGCGGCACCGTATTGGTCATCAATTCCGGATCGTCGTCCATCAAATTTCAACTGGTACATCCTGATACAGCAGAACTGGTCGCGCACGGGCTCATTGAACGTATCGGTGAACCGGACGGGCATATCGTCTACAACCACAGCACCGGGTTAGTGGATCGCAACCTGCCCATTGCCGATCACCGCGACGGCCTGAAGTTGGTTCTCGACATAGTCGCGGAGGTGGGGCGGCCACTGCGGGAAGCCGGCGTGATCGCCGTCGGCCACCGGGTAGTGCACGGCGGAAATGTCTTCTCGGCGCCGACGTTGATCGACGACGCCGTCGTCGCCGAAATTGCCGATCTGTCCGCCCTTGCGCCGCTTCATAATCCGGCTAATGTGATCGGCATCGAGGTCGCTCGCGAAGAACTGCCCGACGTTCCCCACGTCGCCGTCTTCGACACCGCGTTCTTCCACACCTTGCCGGCGGCCGCGTCGACTTACGCGATCGACCGGGATGTCGCGACAGCCAACCAGATTCGGCGTTACGGATTTCACGGCACGTCACACGAATACGTGTCCGGACGCGCTGCCGCATTCCTCGGCAAAGATCCGGCCGAACTGAACCAGATAGTTCTCCACCTCGGAAACGGTGCTTCGGCCTCGGCGATCAAGGGCGGTAAGGCAATCGACACGTCGATGGGCCTCACACCGCTCGAAGGTCTGGTCATGGGAACCCGCAGCGGTGACATCGATCCCGGCATCATTCTGCATCTCAATCGAAACTCCGGAATGACGGTCGACCAGATCGACGACCTGCTCAATCGCCGTTCCGGGCTCAAAGGGCTGTCCGGAGTCAACGACTTCCGGGCGCTTCTCGAGTTGGTGGACGCCGGGGATCAGGACGCGAAGCTGGCCTACGACGTCTACGTGCACAGGCTGCGAAAGTACATCGGCGCCTACATCGTCGCGTTGGGCGGCGTCGACGTCATCACCTTCACCGGTGGGGTCGGGGAGAACAACATCGGCGTGCGGCGTGACAGCCTCGCGGGCCTCGGGCGTCTGGGCATCGAGGTCGACGACGCGCTCAATACGACGAAGAGTCGCGACGAGCGACGGATCTCGGCGGCGTCGTCGGCCACCGCGGTACTGGTTGTTCCCACCAACGAGGAGTTGGCGATAGCGCGCGCAGCACAAGCATTGGTGTTTGGATAG
- a CDS encoding serine/threonine-protein kinase: MTDKDGPEYESTQAASRVEPEFTQASERLEQTSAQIRESNPSTISTPTGRSNRSRRSRSTRKLRLGGGLVEVPPVPPVDPASAVMSDPMVPERKRFCWKCGEPVGRKAAGTAARQSGVCPKCGSTFDFRPVLEVGDLVSAQYEVQGPIAYGGLGWIYLAIDRNVSDRWVVLKGLLHFGDSEAQAVAVAERQFLAEVGHPSIVKIFNFVEHPRPDGTLMGYIVMEYVGGRSLREVLAAFPDASHMPIEQAIGYVLEILPALSYLHSIGLAYNDLKPENVMVTEDQLKLIDLGAVSGIEDYGFLYGTAGYQAPEIIETGPTVASDIFTVGRTLAVLTLDMPSKHGRYLDGIPDPADEPALREFEFFHRLLLRATDPDPKKRFQSAEEISGQLIGVLREVLAQQSGQENPGLSNVFSRQRTSFGTDNLVAQTDVYVDGVPRESGLDPLEVAHALPLPLVDPADPSALLLAAAVHSEPLQTLDALQRAREGGIDRVVGTAEVAFSGEFRLAEAKARLDLGDPVSAQAILDDLHAAIGDHWKIEWYRGLAALHHNEFESAFSQFESVLNALPGEIAPKLALAATAELILQQWDSEDPDQWRRYSEKYYLTVWRTDRNYVSAAFGLARQLADRGNKADAIAALDEVPTSSRHYNVARMSSVLTMLSCVPIAELDEATLREAARRVHALPADESRSLQLRTLVLGTALDWIKAGNRSRDPNEPILDLPFTQRGLRTGAEACLRALARTTTSRTHRYALVDLANNFRPYSTF, from the coding sequence ATGACGGACAAAGACGGACCGGAATACGAGTCGACACAAGCGGCTTCGCGCGTCGAACCCGAGTTCACCCAGGCCTCGGAACGCCTCGAGCAGACGTCCGCGCAGATTCGGGAATCCAACCCCTCCACAATTTCCACACCGACGGGTCGGTCCAACCGTTCCCGTCGTTCCCGTTCGACGCGCAAACTCCGTTTGGGCGGCGGACTGGTCGAGGTTCCGCCCGTTCCGCCGGTAGATCCGGCCTCGGCGGTCATGAGCGACCCGATGGTCCCCGAACGCAAACGGTTCTGTTGGAAATGCGGAGAACCTGTGGGCCGCAAAGCCGCTGGAACTGCCGCGCGGCAAAGCGGCGTCTGTCCCAAGTGTGGTTCGACCTTCGATTTTCGGCCGGTACTGGAAGTAGGCGACCTGGTTTCGGCCCAGTACGAAGTGCAGGGGCCGATAGCGTACGGCGGCCTCGGATGGATCTACCTTGCAATCGACCGCAATGTCAGTGATCGGTGGGTAGTTCTCAAAGGCCTCTTGCATTTCGGCGATTCCGAAGCACAAGCTGTTGCGGTGGCCGAACGGCAGTTTCTGGCCGAGGTAGGGCACCCGAGCATCGTCAAGATCTTCAACTTCGTCGAGCATCCGCGCCCCGACGGCACCCTCATGGGCTACATCGTCATGGAATACGTCGGTGGCCGATCATTGCGCGAGGTGCTGGCCGCCTTCCCGGATGCCAGTCACATGCCGATCGAGCAGGCAATCGGGTACGTACTGGAAATCCTTCCCGCCCTGAGCTATCTACATTCCATCGGATTGGCGTACAACGATCTCAAACCTGAAAACGTCATGGTCACCGAAGATCAGTTGAAGCTGATCGACCTGGGCGCAGTCTCGGGGATCGAAGATTACGGATTCCTTTACGGCACAGCCGGTTACCAGGCTCCCGAGATCATCGAAACCGGGCCGACCGTCGCATCCGACATCTTCACGGTGGGTCGCACCCTGGCCGTACTCACCCTCGACATGCCCTCCAAACACGGCCGCTACCTGGACGGTATCCCTGATCCCGCAGACGAACCCGCGCTCCGCGAATTCGAGTTTTTTCATCGCTTGCTTCTGCGCGCAACCGATCCCGATCCCAAAAAGCGTTTCCAGTCTGCGGAGGAGATCAGTGGCCAACTGATCGGCGTTCTCCGCGAAGTCCTCGCCCAGCAGAGCGGCCAGGAAAATCCGGGACTGTCGAATGTATTCAGCAGACAGAGAACATCTTTCGGCACCGACAACCTGGTGGCGCAAACGGACGTGTATGTCGACGGCGTGCCCCGCGAGAGCGGTCTTGATCCACTCGAAGTTGCGCACGCACTGCCCCTCCCGTTGGTCGACCCGGCTGATCCGAGCGCGCTCCTGCTTGCCGCCGCAGTGCACAGCGAGCCACTGCAAACTCTGGACGCCCTCCAGCGAGCCCGCGAAGGCGGAATCGATCGGGTTGTCGGAACCGCTGAAGTCGCGTTTTCCGGCGAATTCCGTTTGGCCGAGGCCAAGGCTCGTCTGGACTTGGGTGATCCCGTTTCTGCGCAGGCAATCTTGGACGACCTACACGCTGCGATCGGAGACCACTGGAAGATCGAGTGGTACCGCGGGCTTGCTGCGTTGCATCACAACGAGTTCGAGTCCGCCTTCAGTCAGTTCGAGTCGGTCCTGAACGCCCTCCCCGGCGAAATTGCACCCAAGCTCGCTCTAGCCGCAACAGCCGAATTGATACTGCAACAGTGGGATTCCGAAGACCCCGACCAATGGCGCCGCTATTCCGAAAAGTACTACCTCACAGTCTGGCGGACCGACCGCAACTACGTCAGCGCCGCATTCGGATTGGCACGCCAACTCGCCGACCGCGGCAACAAGGCCGATGCCATCGCCGCACTCGACGAAGTTCCCACCAGTTCACGTCACTACAACGTTGCCCGCATGTCCAGCGTGCTGACCATGCTCTCCTGCGTGCCCATCGCAGAACTCGACGAAGCAACCCTGCGCGAAGCTGCCCGACGCGTCCACGCCTTGCCCGCCGACGAGAGCCGGAGCCTTCAGTTGCGAACCCTGGTGCTGGGCACCGCACTAGATTGGATCAAAGCCGGCAACCGTTCGCGCGACCCGAACGAACCCATCCTCGACCTGCCGTTCACCCAGCGAGGACTGCGCACGGGCGCCGAAGCCTGCCTACGGGCGCTGGCTCGCACGACGACGTCGCGAACGCACCGGTACGCCCTGGTCGACCTCGCGAACAACTTCAGGCCGTACAGCACGTTCTAG
- a CDS encoding glutamate ABC transporter substrate-binding protein — MLLTSCGVDHAPDVTAQPTTAYTEPPLPADVTIAPSPTPTTPSNCGDPTASLRPVPANAVPRPPTPNVDAIRERGRLIVGLDTGSNLMSFRAPSTGQLEGFDVDIAREVARDLFGDPDKIEYRILAADERITALQESTVDIVVKTLTINCERREKIEFSSQYFEAQQRIQVLKGSPIRNLDDLDGRRVCAVRGTTSLMRLQQVQPAAIAVTVPMWSDCLVLLQQGQVDAISTDDTLLAGLATQDPYLDVVGTPMGSEPYGIGIHLGNTDLVRFVNGTLDRIRADGTWNSLYDRWLSTLGPTPGPPPAVYRD; from the coding sequence ATTCTGCTCACCTCGTGCGGCGTCGACCACGCCCCGGACGTCACCGCGCAGCCGACAACCGCATACACGGAACCTCCACTGCCGGCCGACGTGACCATCGCGCCCAGTCCCACGCCCACAACCCCGTCCAACTGCGGGGACCCGACTGCCAGCCTTCGACCGGTACCCGCAAACGCCGTACCACGTCCGCCGACGCCCAACGTCGACGCGATCCGCGAACGCGGCCGCCTGATCGTCGGACTCGACACCGGCAGCAACCTCATGAGCTTCCGAGCTCCCTCAACGGGACAACTCGAAGGATTCGACGTCGATATCGCCCGTGAAGTGGCGCGCGACCTCTTCGGCGACCCTGACAAGATCGAGTACCGAATCCTGGCGGCCGACGAGCGGATTACGGCGCTACAGGAGTCCACCGTGGACATCGTCGTCAAAACCTTGACCATCAACTGTGAACGCCGCGAGAAAATCGAATTCTCGAGTCAGTACTTCGAGGCTCAGCAGCGGATCCAGGTTCTGAAAGGTTCTCCGATTCGCAACCTCGACGACCTCGACGGCAGACGAGTCTGTGCCGTCCGCGGAACCACGTCGCTGATGCGTCTGCAACAAGTGCAACCAGCCGCCATCGCCGTCACCGTCCCGATGTGGTCGGACTGCCTTGTCCTCCTGCAACAAGGTCAGGTGGACGCAATCAGCACCGACGACACGCTCCTTGCCGGGCTCGCCACTCAGGATCCGTACCTGGACGTGGTGGGAACACCGATGGGCAGTGAACCGTACGGAATCGGCATCCATCTCGGCAACACCGATCTGGTGCGTTTCGTGAACGGGACCCTCGATCGCATCCGCGCCGACGGCACGTGGAACTCGCTCTACGATCGCTGGCTCTCCACTCTCGGACCGACACCTGGTCCCCCACCCGCCGTGTATCGGGATTGA
- the thiE gene encoding thiamine phosphate synthase: protein MHPTHPSNVTDRRERLAAARLYLCTDARRDKGDLAQFAEAALSGGVDIIQLRDKGSAGEREFGPLEAKDELVALGILAAAAKRHGALLAVNDRADLALASGADVLHLGQNDIPVPYARTVVGDDVIIGRSTSSRAQASLAAIEEGVDYFCTGPVWATPTKPNRSAAGLDLVRSTADANPSRPWFAIGGIDEERVSEVLAAGARKIVVVRAITEAADPQAAARRLSDMMSG, encoded by the coding sequence GTGCACCCCACACATCCCAGTAACGTCACCGACCGGCGCGAACGCCTGGCAGCAGCACGGCTGTACCTGTGCACCGATGCGCGCCGCGACAAAGGCGACCTCGCACAGTTCGCGGAGGCCGCATTGTCGGGTGGCGTCGACATCATCCAACTTCGAGACAAAGGTTCCGCGGGTGAGCGCGAATTCGGTCCGCTCGAAGCCAAAGACGAGCTGGTAGCGCTGGGGATTCTTGCCGCTGCCGCGAAGCGTCACGGCGCACTCCTGGCCGTCAACGACCGTGCTGACCTGGCTTTGGCCTCCGGCGCCGACGTCTTGCACCTCGGCCAGAACGATATCCCCGTTCCCTATGCGCGCACGGTGGTCGGCGACGACGTGATCATCGGCCGCTCCACCAGCTCGCGCGCGCAAGCCAGCTTGGCCGCGATCGAAGAGGGCGTCGACTACTTCTGCACGGGCCCGGTGTGGGCGACACCGACCAAGCCGAATCGCAGCGCGGCCGGGTTGGATCTTGTTCGATCCACTGCCGACGCGAACCCGTCACGTCCGTGGTTCGCGATCGGCGGTATCGACGAAGAGCGAGTCTCCGAGGTTCTGGCTGCGGGGGCGAGAAAGATCGTCGTTGTTCGGGCAATCACGGAAGCCGCTGATCCGCAGGCTGCTGCGCGTCGGCTCTCCGACATGATGTCGGGCTAG
- the thiO gene encoding glycine oxidase ThiO, protein MSTQTRSVAVVGGGVIGLSIAWQAARDGWAVQLYDPAVGTGASWVAGGMLAPLSEGWPGEETALTIGAASLARWPEFAARLETFGPSVFTGDTSLTVALDSADAQDLNTIAEWVSAQGHELQVLSRSEVRDLEPMLGRGIRSGLMAVGESAVDNRALLTALQAACIASGVELIERTVHDLAELDTDQIVLTAGIASPKLWPGLPVRPVKGEILRLRGRPGVTPAPSRTIRGSVHGRPAYLVPRGDGIVVGATQYESGDDTQVTMAGVRDLINDAEALMPAIGEYELYECAAGLRPMTPDNLPLIGRVSERVVVSTGHGRNGILLTPVTADATLALLNGTSLVEVKGTEPQRFGTGKEIS, encoded by the coding sequence ATGAGTACTCAGACACGCTCGGTCGCGGTGGTCGGCGGCGGAGTCATCGGACTATCCATTGCCTGGCAAGCAGCGCGCGACGGATGGGCAGTGCAGCTGTACGACCCAGCAGTCGGAACCGGCGCCTCCTGGGTAGCTGGTGGAATGCTGGCACCGCTGTCCGAAGGGTGGCCTGGAGAAGAGACCGCGCTGACCATCGGGGCGGCTTCGCTGGCGCGGTGGCCGGAGTTCGCAGCGAGGCTCGAGACGTTCGGACCGTCGGTGTTCACGGGCGACACTTCACTCACTGTTGCATTGGACAGCGCCGACGCCCAGGACTTGAACACCATCGCCGAATGGGTCAGCGCACAAGGGCATGAACTCCAGGTCTTGAGTCGCAGCGAGGTCCGCGACCTCGAACCGATGCTCGGCCGGGGAATCAGATCGGGGCTCATGGCTGTCGGTGAATCCGCCGTCGACAACCGAGCGTTGCTGACGGCATTGCAGGCGGCCTGTATCGCATCCGGCGTCGAACTCATCGAGCGGACAGTGCACGACCTCGCCGAACTCGACACGGATCAGATCGTTCTGACGGCGGGGATCGCCTCGCCCAAGCTCTGGCCCGGACTGCCGGTTCGGCCGGTCAAAGGCGAAATTCTGCGTCTACGCGGCAGGCCCGGAGTGACGCCGGCGCCCAGCCGGACCATCCGCGGAAGTGTCCACGGGCGGCCCGCGTACCTGGTGCCCCGCGGCGACGGAATCGTGGTCGGCGCAACACAATACGAATCCGGTGACGACACGCAGGTCACGATGGCGGGCGTGCGCGATCTGATCAACGACGCCGAGGCGCTGATGCCGGCGATCGGCGAATACGAACTGTACGAATGCGCTGCAGGCCTGCGTCCTATGACGCCGGACAACCTGCCGTTGATCGGACGCGTATCCGAGCGCGTCGTTGTCTCCACCGGACACGGCCGCAACGGAATACTCCTGACGCCGGTCACGGCAGACGCAACACTCGCATTGCTGAACGGCACATCTTTGGTCGAGGTAAAAGGAACCGAACCGCAACGGTTCGGAACCGGTAAGGAAATTTCATGA
- the thiS gene encoding sulfur carrier protein ThiS encodes MSEQIPIGITVNGEDLEFDRAVTVTELLAHRGLPSKGIAVAVDGALFPRGRWDESVERGWEIEILTAVQGG; translated from the coding sequence ATGAGTGAGCAGATCCCGATCGGGATCACCGTCAACGGCGAAGATCTCGAGTTCGATCGAGCCGTCACGGTGACTGAACTTCTGGCGCATCGAGGGTTACCGAGTAAGGGAATTGCCGTCGCCGTCGACGGTGCACTGTTCCCGCGCGGACGCTGGGACGAATCCGTCGAGCGTGGTTGGGAAATCGAGATCCTCACGGCGGTGCAGGGTGGCTGA
- a CDS encoding thiazole synthase, whose amino-acid sequence MAEQELLTIAGRTFGSRLITGTGGAANLAVLEEALVASGTELTTVAMRRVDAAGGTGVLDLLRRLGIEPLPNTAGCRGAAEAVLTAQLAREALETNWVKLEVIADERTLLPDAIELVSAAEQLVDDGFIVLPYTTDDPVLARRLEDIGCAAVMPLGSPIGTGLGIANPHNIEMIVEGAGVPVILDAGIGTASDATLAMELGCDAVLLATAVTRAKNPALMASAMRHAVVAGFEARHAGRIPKRFWAQASS is encoded by the coding sequence GTGGCTGAGCAGGAACTTCTCACAATTGCCGGCCGAACCTTCGGTTCGCGGCTCATCACCGGCACGGGTGGCGCGGCCAACCTCGCGGTTCTCGAAGAAGCCTTGGTTGCGTCCGGCACCGAACTGACGACCGTGGCGATGCGACGCGTCGACGCCGCCGGCGGTACCGGTGTGCTGGATCTTTTGCGCCGGCTCGGTATCGAACCGCTACCCAATACTGCCGGATGTCGCGGAGCGGCAGAAGCAGTGCTGACGGCGCAGTTGGCGCGTGAAGCGCTCGAGACTAACTGGGTGAAGCTCGAAGTCATCGCCGACGAGCGAACGCTGCTCCCCGATGCGATCGAACTGGTCTCTGCCGCAGAACAATTGGTGGACGACGGATTTATCGTCCTGCCGTACACCACGGATGATCCAGTGTTGGCTCGTCGGCTCGAAGACATCGGGTGCGCGGCCGTGATGCCACTAGGCTCACCCATCGGCACCGGGCTCGGTATCGCGAATCCCCACAACATCGAGATGATCGTCGAAGGTGCCGGCGTACCCGTCATTCTCGACGCCGGAATCGGAACGGCCAGCGACGCCACACTCGCGATGGAACTGGGTTGCGACGCCGTATTGCTGGCAACCGCCGTCACCCGCGCCAAGAATCCCGCGCTGATGGCGTCGGCGATGCGGCACGCGGTTGTTGCCGGGTTCGAGGCCCGTCACGCTGGGCGTATCCCGAAACGGTTCTGGGCGCAGGCATCTTCCTGA
- a CDS encoding ABC transporter ATP-binding protein codes for MIELRGLTKVYGPTKAVDDLTFTVRPGIVTGFLGPNGAGKSTTMRMILGLDQPTSGQALIDGKKYRDLKAPLRTVGALLDAKWVHPNRSARAHLQWMAASNGIPKSRVDEVLALVGLSEVAGKKAGGFSLGMSQRLGLAGALLGDPKVLLFDEPVNGLDPEGIVWIRKFMQSLAAEGRTVLVSSHLLSEMALTAEQLVVIGRGRLISDSTVAEFVDRSSESTVRVRSPQLDALRSVLTSQGLTVREDGSSVVPALVVVDSTTEIVGSLAGAQGIVLHELAAQRGSLEEAFMKLTGDDVQYHATVADGAQKVMGGAL; via the coding sequence ATGATTGAACTGAGGGGATTGACCAAGGTTTACGGTCCGACAAAAGCGGTGGACGATCTGACGTTCACCGTCCGTCCCGGCATCGTCACGGGGTTCCTCGGACCCAACGGCGCCGGCAAGTCCACCACGATGCGGATGATCCTGGGATTGGATCAGCCGACGTCGGGGCAGGCTCTGATCGACGGAAAGAAGTACCGCGATCTGAAGGCGCCGCTGCGTACCGTCGGAGCTTTGCTCGACGCGAAGTGGGTTCATCCCAATCGCAGTGCCCGTGCGCACCTGCAGTGGATGGCCGCATCGAACGGGATCCCGAAGTCCCGCGTCGACGAGGTTCTCGCCCTGGTGGGACTGTCCGAGGTAGCGGGAAAGAAGGCCGGCGGATTCTCGCTCGGTATGTCTCAGCGACTCGGCCTGGCCGGTGCGTTGTTGGGTGACCCGAAGGTGCTGTTGTTCGACGAGCCGGTCAATGGTCTCGATCCGGAGGGCATCGTCTGGATTCGTAAGTTCATGCAGAGTTTGGCTGCCGAGGGACGTACGGTTCTGGTGTCGAGCCACCTGCTGTCGGAAATGGCTTTGACCGCAGAACAATTGGTTGTCATCGGCCGTGGCCGGTTGATCTCGGATTCTACTGTCGCAGAGTTCGTGGATCGCTCGTCCGAGTCGACTGTGCGCGTGCGTAGTCCTCAGCTCGACGCGTTGCGCAGCGTGCTGACATCGCAGGGTTTGACTGTGCGCGAAGACGGTTCGAGCGTTGTTCCGGCGTTGGTCGTTGTCGATTCCACCACCGAAATCGTGGGCAGCTTGGCCGGTGCACAGGGAATTGTGCTGCACGAGTTGGCTGCTCAGCGCGGATCGTTGGAGGAAGCGTTCATGAAGTTGACCGGTGACGATGTCCAATATCATGCGACCGTTGCCGACGGCGCTCAGAAGGTTATGGGAGGTGCACTGTAA
- a CDS encoding ABC transporter permease: protein MAVLSAERIKITTTKSPLWCTIIIIILGLGFAAIMGTVAKSALNSSDMQSHPDLDVSLATAGISGFGMMVLMIMAALAITSEYRFGTIRTTFQAVPNRASVLIAKAGLIGVFGALLTFVLSFGAYAMAKVFAGPDASVGLTLSSGDDWRAIYGLAIISFFSVILSVAVGAIIRQSAGAIALLLLWPLLIESLFGLFGSFGEKITPFLPFVNANHFMSSGSSSIDFHWGPWGSLLYFAAFTLVVFGVSVVLVNKRDA, encoded by the coding sequence ATGGCTGTTCTCAGTGCTGAACGAATCAAGATCACCACGACCAAATCGCCGCTGTGGTGCACGATCATCATCATCATCCTCGGACTCGGATTCGCGGCCATCATGGGTACGGTCGCGAAGTCGGCCCTGAACTCGTCGGATATGCAGAGTCACCCCGACCTCGACGTATCTCTCGCAACCGCCGGTATCTCGGGTTTCGGCATGATGGTTCTGATGATCATGGCCGCTCTCGCGATCACCAGTGAGTATCGTTTCGGGACCATTCGCACCACATTCCAAGCGGTTCCGAACCGGGCTTCCGTTCTCATTGCCAAAGCCGGTTTGATCGGTGTCTTCGGTGCTCTCCTGACCTTCGTCCTGTCGTTCGGCGCTTACGCAATGGCCAAGGTCTTCGCGGGCCCGGATGCCAGCGTCGGACTGACCCTGTCGAGCGGTGACGACTGGCGTGCCATTTACGGTCTCGCAATCATCTCGTTCTTCAGCGTGATTCTGTCTGTGGCTGTCGGTGCGATCATTCGCCAGTCGGCGGGCGCCATCGCACTGCTGCTGCTGTGGCCGCTGCTCATCGAGAGCCTGTTCGGTCTGTTCGGCAGTTTCGGCGAAAAGATCACCCCGTTCCTGCCGTTCGTGAATGCGAACCACTTCATGAGTTCCGGATCGTCGAGTATCGACTTCCACTGGGGACCGTGGGGAAGCCTGCTCTACTTCGCGGCTTTCACTCTGGTGGTCTTCGGAGTCAGCGTTGTCTTGGTGAACAAGCGCGACGCCTGA